The following proteins are encoded in a genomic region of Nicotiana sylvestris chromosome 4, ASM39365v2, whole genome shotgun sequence:
- the LOC104221389 gene encoding transcription factor SRM1 gives MTIDESSSSIWSREQDKAFENALATYPEDSPDRWEKIASDVPGKTLKEVKHHYDLLLDDVSRIESGCVPLPCYNSSSDSSTSHGADEGIGKKSGNSNGESNHGGKSTRADQERRKGIAWTEDEHRLFLLGLDKYGKGDWRSISRNFVVTRTPTQVASHAQKYFIRLNSMNRDRRRSSIHDITSVNTGEVSVPQGPITGQSNGSAAGSSSKQPTPASAAPPGVGIYGATSIGQPIGGPFVSAVGTPVNLPPSTHMAYGVRPPHPGAVVPGAPMTYPMPHTMHR, from the exons ATGACAATAGATGAGTCAAGTAGCTCCATATGGAGTAGAGAGCAGGATAAAGCATTTGAGAATGCCTTGGCAACTTATCCTGAGGATTCTCCGGATAGGTGGGAGAAAATTGCGTCTGATGTTCCTGGGAAAACCTTAAAAGAGGTTAAGCATCACTACGACCTCTTACTAGATGATGTTAGCAGGATCGAGTCTGGCTGTGTTCCTTTACCTTGTTATAACTCTTCTTCCGACAGTTCTACAAGCCATGGTGCTGATGAAGGAATAGGAAAGAAGAGTGGGAATTCAAATGGTGAATCAAATCATGGAGGTAAGTCTACCAGGGCGGATCAGGAGCGTCGCAAAGGTATTGCATGGACAGAGGATGAACATAG ATTGTTCCTTCttggtttggacaaatacgggAAAGGTGATTGGCGAAGTATTTCACGAAATTTTGTTGTGACGCGTACTCCTACACAAGTGGCCAGTCATGCTCAAAAATACTTCATACGTTTAAATTCTATGAATAGGGACAGGAGACGGTCAAGCATACATGACATTACCAGTGTTAACACTGGAGAAGTTTCAGTGCCTCAAGGTCCGATTACTGGCCAATCAAATGGTTCTGCTGCAGGAAGTTCTAGCAAACAACCAACACCTGCATCAGCTGCTCCTCCTGGCGTTGGTATATATGGAGCAACAAGCATTGGACAACCAATAGGAGGACCCTTTGTTTCTGCAGTTGGCACGCCAGTGAATCTTCCACCATCAACACATATGGCATATGGTGTCCGGCCTCCACATCCTGGGGCAGTTGTTCCTGGTGCTCCAATGACGTATCCAATGCCACATACAATGCATAGGTAA